The following proteins are encoded in a genomic region of Herminiimonas arsenicoxydans:
- a CDS encoding conserved hypothetical protein (Evidence 4 : Homologs of previously reported genes of unknown function), which translates to MSHDQTLHLLQDSLHAIRQNRLAIADFCQSWRTQTALLSALPPRYAEVMEDLLGRLEAGSLFTEESCSFSQVDLLANLDLWLDKAQQTLAKIA; encoded by the coding sequence ATGTCTCACGATCAAACACTCCATTTGCTGCAAGACTCGCTGCATGCAATACGCCAGAATCGCCTTGCGATCGCTGACTTCTGCCAGTCATGGCGCACGCAAACTGCACTGTTGTCGGCCTTGCCGCCGCGCTATGCCGAAGTGATGGAGGATTTGCTGGGACGCCTGGAAGCCGGCAGTTTGTTTACAGAAGAAAGTTGCTCGTTCAGTCAGGTGGATCTGCTGGCGAATCTCGATCTGTGGCTGGACAAGGCACAGCAAACGCTGGCAAAAATAGCCTGA
- a CDS encoding conserved hypothetical protein; putative exported protein (Evidence 4 : Homologs of previously reported genes of unknown function), producing MNLSYWCVLAAGVMPVVTVAIAKWGKRDFDNSEPRRWLEKQEGVRRRADAAHRNHFEAFPFFAAGVLVAQQLNAPQDTINMLAGVFIIARIVYTVLYLTNHATLRSLSWTVGYLCVIALFLIAAFHGA from the coding sequence ATGAATCTTTCTTACTGGTGTGTGCTGGCGGCAGGCGTGATGCCAGTAGTGACGGTTGCCATTGCCAAGTGGGGCAAGCGCGACTTCGATAATTCCGAGCCGCGACGCTGGCTGGAAAAACAGGAGGGCGTGCGACGGCGTGCCGATGCTGCCCATCGGAATCATTTTGAAGCGTTCCCGTTTTTTGCCGCCGGCGTACTGGTGGCGCAACAACTGAACGCGCCGCAGGATACAATTAATATGCTGGCAGGCGTTTTTATTATCGCCCGCATCGTCTATACGGTGCTGTATCTGACGAATCACGCCACGCTACGCTCCCTCTCATGGACGGTAGGCTATCTGTGCGTAATTGCACTCTTTTTAATCGCGGCATTCCACGGCGCCTGA
- the sbcB gene encoding Exodeoxyribonuclease I (Exonuclease I) (DNA deoxyribophosphodiesterase) (dRPase) (Evidence 2a : Function of homologous gene experimentally demonstrated in an other organism; PubMedId : 10672041; Product type e : enzyme), with the protein MSTHTFLWHDYETFGINTRRDRPAQFAAIRTDAELNEIGAPIMLYCQPANDFLPDPQSCLITGITPQVCLERGIPEYQFAAKIESELAQTGTIGVGYNTIRFDDEVTRFMFWRNLIDPYAREWQNACGRWDILDVVRTAYALRPEGINWPQHPDGRSSFRLEQLTAANGIAHEAAHDALSDVRATIALARLIRDRQPRLFDFCFALHKKDRVATEIGLPLRRPFLHITGMFPAERGCIGIVWPLAVHPTNKNEVIVWDLAADPSELATLDAETIRTRMFSKADALPEGVSRLPIKSIHLNKSPVVINNLKTLSAEMTAQWGLDVATALRHAEIAATTPDMTAIWQDVFHRPQEGTPDVDEDLYGGFVGNNDRRLLQELRALSPEALAKATPGFSDARLEELFWRYRARNFPQTLSAEEAERWEEHRAARLFNGDGGARTIEGMFAEIDQLSETADERGEEILAALYDYAEAIAPVRD; encoded by the coding sequence ATGTCCACGCACACCTTTCTCTGGCACGACTATGAAACCTTCGGCATCAATACGCGCCGCGACCGGCCGGCGCAATTTGCCGCCATCCGCACCGATGCCGAACTCAATGAAATCGGCGCACCCATCATGCTGTACTGCCAGCCCGCCAACGATTTCCTGCCCGATCCGCAATCGTGCCTGATCACCGGCATCACGCCGCAAGTCTGCCTTGAGCGCGGCATACCGGAATATCAGTTCGCGGCAAAAATCGAAAGCGAACTGGCGCAAACCGGCACCATAGGCGTCGGCTACAACACCATCCGTTTCGATGACGAAGTCACGCGCTTCATGTTCTGGCGCAACCTGATCGACCCGTATGCACGCGAATGGCAAAACGCTTGCGGCCGCTGGGATATCCTCGACGTCGTGCGCACAGCCTATGCCTTGCGTCCCGAAGGCATCAACTGGCCCCAACATCCTGATGGGCGCTCCAGCTTCCGCCTGGAGCAACTGACTGCTGCCAACGGCATCGCGCATGAAGCCGCGCATGATGCCTTGTCCGATGTGCGCGCCACCATTGCACTGGCGCGCCTGATCCGCGACCGGCAACCCAGGCTGTTCGACTTCTGTTTTGCCCTGCACAAGAAAGACCGGGTGGCGACGGAAATCGGCCTGCCCTTGCGTCGCCCCTTCCTGCACATTACCGGCATGTTTCCTGCCGAGCGCGGCTGCATCGGCATCGTCTGGCCGCTGGCCGTGCATCCGACCAACAAGAATGAAGTCATCGTGTGGGATCTGGCTGCCGATCCGAGCGAGCTTGCCACGCTGGATGCCGAGACGATACGCACCCGCATGTTCAGCAAGGCGGATGCGCTGCCGGAAGGCGTGAGCCGGCTGCCGATCAAATCCATCCATCTGAACAAATCGCCTGTCGTCATCAACAATCTGAAAACGCTGTCGGCTGAAATGACCGCGCAATGGGGACTGGATGTCGCGACGGCATTGCGGCACGCCGAAATCGCCGCCACCACGCCGGACATGACGGCGATCTGGCAGGATGTATTTCACCGGCCGCAAGAAGGCACGCCGGATGTGGACGAAGATCTGTATGGCGGTTTTGTCGGCAACAACGATCGCCGCCTGCTGCAGGAATTGCGCGCCCTGTCGCCGGAAGCACTGGCCAAGGCCACACCGGGCTTTTCCGATGCACGGCTGGAAGAACTTTTCTGGCGCTATCGTGCGCGCAATTTCCCGCAGACTCTGTCTGCCGAAGAAGCTGAACGCTGGGAAGAACATCGTGCAGCGCGCCTGTTCAATGGCGATGGCGGCGCCCGCACCATCGAAGGCATGTTTGCCGAAATCGACCAGCTGTCCGAAACCGCAGATGAGCGCGGCGAGGAAATTCTTGCTGCCCTATACGACTATGCGGAAGCCATCGCACCGGTGCGTGACTGA
- a CDS encoding conserved hypothetical protein; putative GGDEF and Cyclic nucleotide-binding domains (Evidence 4 : Homologs of previously reported genes of unknown function) produces MEQITYFGASPYTIDKLHLFDGVTDPAVGTLLEQCAIQRISNGEALPNMHGSVACVYVVLRGALGNTLLADDTQQVRNDKILPGESIGELSVLDEAVHANALMALEETDLLVIPSRTLWKLIDEVDGVARNLLRQLSFRLRAANAQLRRREKVGEFYRQLSMLDGLTGLYNRAWLNDKLAELVEEAHHAGRPLSLIMIDLDYFKKFNDQYGHQMGDHALRVAAGVLNAALRPSDFAVRYGGEELTVILPDSNATTGRMVAQRLCERMREAVVFEDMHVPLPHLTASFGIATLDAQHDQEDLVTRADAALYRAKEAGRNQISA; encoded by the coding sequence TTGGAACAAATCACGTATTTTGGCGCATCGCCTTACACGATAGACAAGCTGCATTTATTCGACGGCGTCACCGACCCGGCTGTCGGCACGCTGCTGGAACAATGCGCAATACAGCGGATATCGAATGGCGAGGCACTGCCGAACATGCACGGCAGCGTAGCGTGCGTGTACGTAGTCTTGCGCGGCGCGCTGGGTAACACGCTGCTGGCCGACGATACACAGCAGGTGCGTAACGATAAAATCCTGCCCGGCGAAAGCATAGGCGAATTGTCGGTACTGGATGAGGCCGTACATGCCAATGCCCTGATGGCACTGGAAGAAACCGATCTGCTGGTCATTCCATCGCGTACCTTGTGGAAACTGATCGATGAAGTCGATGGCGTGGCACGCAATCTGTTACGCCAGTTGTCATTCCGCCTGCGTGCAGCCAATGCGCAATTGCGACGACGTGAAAAAGTCGGCGAATTCTATCGCCAGCTATCGATGCTGGACGGCCTGACCGGTTTGTATAATCGCGCCTGGCTGAATGACAAGCTGGCGGAATTGGTCGAGGAAGCACACCATGCCGGCCGCCCGCTGTCGCTGATCATGATCGATCTGGATTACTTCAAGAAATTCAACGATCAATACGGTCACCAGATGGGCGACCACGCCTTGCGCGTTGCAGCCGGCGTATTGAACGCGGCATTGCGTCCCAGCGATTTCGCCGTGCGCTACGGCGGCGAAGAGTTGACCGTCATTCTGCCGGACAGCAATGCAACAACCGGCAGAATGGTCGCGCAGCGCCTGTGCGAACGCATGCGTGAAGCTGTTGTCTTTGAAGATATGCATGTGCCGCTGCCACACCTGACTGCCTCCTTCGGCATCGCCACGCTGGATGCGCAACACGATCAGGAAGATCTCGTCACGCGGGCCGATGCAGCCCTGTATCGCGCCAAGGAAGCCGGGCGCAATCAAATATCGGCCTGA
- a CDS encoding putative signal transduction protein (Evidence 3 : Function proposed based on presence of conserved amino acid motif, structural feature or limited homology; Product type pr : putative regulator), protein MHFQRVLDQIRDLPALPAIVQDLMKSIGPDDDDINIITRKVMLDQALAAKTLRFANSSFYGVQAKVTTIQQAITLIGVDSVRHVVTANALTGYFPSSSSAGLNFIAIWRHAIATAVCARVLARHLHVNQDYAFTAGLLHDIGRLLLITYFRREYDTVIAYRKLHDCQWLDAEQAIMGIDHAMAGEALAGHWNFSDTIRHAIAGHHKPEGQKSNSLASIVHIANAIVHALDLSGQEDDLVPPVSSGAWEGLGLSEEVYLQVFHETELQFDEVSRVLLAEK, encoded by the coding sequence CTGCATTTTCAACGGGTTCTTGACCAGATTCGCGACCTGCCGGCCTTGCCGGCCATCGTGCAGGATTTGATGAAAAGCATAGGCCCCGATGACGACGATATCAACATCATTACCCGCAAGGTAATGCTCGATCAGGCACTCGCCGCCAAGACGCTGCGCTTTGCCAACTCTTCATTTTACGGTGTGCAGGCCAAGGTCACGACGATTCAGCAGGCCATCACACTGATAGGCGTGGATTCGGTGCGGCATGTAGTAACGGCAAATGCATTGACCGGCTACTTCCCCTCGTCCAGCAGTGCCGGATTGAATTTCATCGCGATATGGCGACATGCAATCGCAACGGCAGTCTGTGCACGCGTATTGGCGCGGCATCTGCACGTCAATCAGGATTACGCATTTACCGCCGGCTTGCTGCATGATATCGGCCGCCTGCTACTCATCACTTACTTTCGCCGCGAATACGATACCGTCATCGCCTACCGCAAGCTACACGATTGCCAGTGGCTGGATGCCGAACAGGCGATAATGGGCATAGACCATGCGATGGCAGGCGAAGCACTGGCTGGGCACTGGAATTTTTCCGACACGATTCGCCATGCGATTGCAGGCCATCACAAGCCGGAAGGGCAGAAAAGCAACTCACTCGCCTCCATCGTGCATATTGCCAATGCCATCGTGCACGCACTTGATCTGTCAGGACAGGAAGATGATCTGGTGCCGCCGGTATCGTCAGGCGCATGGGAAGGGCTGGGACTGAGTGAAGAAGTTTATCTGCAGGTATTTCATGAAACGGAATTGCAGTTCGATGAAGTAAGTCGCGTACTGCTGGCGGAAAAATAG
- a CDS encoding conserved hypothetical protein (Evidence 4 : Homologs of previously reported genes of unknown function): MTTIKTQLALAEVSPGMILSDDLLDLQGQVLLPKGVTLTEQTIESLRRHDVVSLSIMTGELTPEEEAVQHAHFQRRLERLFRKLDDSPANVLLQRYVRGFRLGGQP, translated from the coding sequence GTGACCACCATCAAGACTCAACTTGCATTAGCAGAAGTAAGCCCCGGCATGATTCTGTCGGATGATCTGCTCGATTTGCAAGGACAGGTGTTGCTGCCGAAAGGCGTAACGCTGACCGAGCAAACCATCGAATCGCTGCGCCGGCACGATGTCGTTTCGCTCAGCATCATGACGGGAGAATTAACGCCGGAAGAAGAGGCCGTACAGCATGCACATTTCCAGCGCCGGCTCGAGCGGCTTTTTCGCAAACTGGACGATAGTCCAGCCAATGTCTTGTTACAGCGCTACGTACGCGGTTTTCGCCTCGGAGGGCAGCCATGA
- a CDS encoding conserved hypothetical protein; putative membrane protein, putative GGDEF domain (Evidence 4 : Homologs of previously reported genes of unknown function): MDALTAGTVLILVQFCIALVMAGVFFAAPTDKCTRYWAISGSYIALGVLIAILNNRLPRAFVLLSGTGLIIAGLIYQWHGILVFYKKQPKKWGWGIFTAFLLTLAVLLYVDATAAQRSILYSVTTLALLGLSFQAIWQGQGGSPRTFVQRLVQGAIVLLMVSYVLKIGIAVTYISEGRMTTILSTTPEVIVTYLIPTVGTVLFSIGLLLLYFERTVEENRHLATHDELSKLFNRRAIVAAGERELYLSIRLQRDLAIAFIDIDLFKRFNDEFGHAAGDTVIAEVAAVLQQTCRSIDMVGRYGGEEFLVILPGVDSQSAVQIGQRLVEAMREYRFLGIHPVTISIGMAILPRNAECSWAQLLRRADAALYEAKNMGRDRYCL, from the coding sequence ATGGATGCACTCACTGCCGGTACCGTATTGATTCTTGTGCAATTTTGTATTGCACTGGTCATGGCCGGTGTTTTTTTTGCTGCACCCACCGACAAATGCACCCGTTACTGGGCCATATCCGGCAGCTATATAGCGCTGGGCGTATTGATCGCCATCCTGAACAATCGCCTGCCGCGTGCTTTCGTGCTGCTGAGCGGGACCGGCCTGATCATAGCCGGCTTGATTTATCAATGGCACGGCATCCTTGTTTTTTATAAAAAACAGCCCAAAAAGTGGGGCTGGGGTATTTTTACCGCATTCCTGCTGACGCTTGCCGTGCTGTTGTATGTCGATGCCACAGCCGCTCAGCGCTCCATCCTGTATTCCGTCACTACCTTGGCCCTGCTCGGATTAAGCTTCCAGGCGATCTGGCAGGGACAAGGCGGTTCGCCACGCACCTTTGTCCAAAGGCTGGTGCAAGGTGCAATCGTGCTGCTGATGGTCAGCTATGTCCTGAAAATCGGCATCGCGGTGACCTATATCAGCGAGGGCCGGATGACGACGATCCTTTCCACCACGCCTGAAGTCATCGTGACTTACCTGATTCCTACCGTCGGCACGGTACTGTTCTCGATCGGTTTGCTATTGCTGTATTTTGAACGCACGGTCGAAGAAAACCGTCATTTGGCAACGCACGATGAATTGAGCAAGCTATTCAATCGCCGTGCCATTGTTGCCGCCGGCGAACGCGAACTGTATCTATCCATCCGCCTGCAACGCGATTTGGCCATCGCATTTATCGATATCGATCTGTTCAAACGCTTTAACGATGAGTTCGGCCATGCCGCCGGCGATACGGTTATTGCAGAAGTTGCCGCCGTGCTGCAGCAAACCTGCCGCTCTATCGATATGGTGGGCCGTTATGGCGGAGAAGAATTTCTGGTTATCCTGCCCGGTGTCGATAGCCAGAGCGCGGTGCAGATCGGCCAGCGTCTGGTTGAGGCGATGCGTGAATACCGTTTTCTCGGTATCCATCCAGTGACCATCAGCATCGGCATGGCGATTTTGCCCAGGAATGCCGAGTGTTCATGGGCGCAACTGTTGCGTCGCGCAGACGCTGCCTTGTACGAGGCAAAAAATATGGGGCGGGACAGGTACTGCCTGTAA
- a CDS encoding conserved hypothetical protein (Evidence 4 : Homologs of previously reported genes of unknown function): MSKPLIAALVASPMFLLTVPGFAAGNIKPGLWEMTMQSDMTKNMPKMSPEQIQQMRKMGIDMAQLQSGTIVNKICITKEMAERDGMAQMSAKETGCEIKNTQRSGATYTMDMVCNGPAMKGQGTIKTVYASDQSFSTSSTFKGTVGGRPVDDRNDSSGKWLSANCGSVKPMQDPMQKK; encoded by the coding sequence ATGTCCAAGCCTCTTATTGCCGCTCTTGTTGCCTCGCCCATGTTTCTGCTGACCGTACCGGGGTTCGCCGCGGGCAATATAAAACCCGGTTTGTGGGAAATGACAATGCAATCGGACATGACGAAAAACATGCCGAAGATGTCGCCGGAACAAATCCAGCAAATGCGCAAGATGGGCATTGATATGGCGCAGTTGCAAAGCGGCACCATCGTCAACAAGATTTGCATCACGAAGGAAATGGCCGAGCGCGATGGGATGGCGCAGATGAGTGCGAAGGAAACCGGTTGCGAGATCAAGAATACGCAACGCAGCGGCGCGACTTATACGATGGATATGGTGTGCAATGGCCCGGCGATGAAAGGCCAGGGGACGATCAAAACCGTCTATGCCAGTGACCAGAGTTTCAGCACCAGTTCGACCTTCAAGGGCACAGTTGGCGGCAGGCCGGTCGATGACCGCAATGATAGTAGCGGTAAATGGCTGAGCGCCAACTGCGGCTCGGTCAAACCGATGCAGGATCCGATGCAGAAAAAATAA
- a CDS encoding conserved hypothetical protein (Evidence 4 : Homologs of previously reported genes of unknown function) produces the protein MTQATLPIAKNVFGEPLVPCSFKPLTGFFRDGCCKTNEEDVGTHIICTVMTAAFLEFSKECGNDLSTPRPEWNFPGLKPGDQWCLCADRWVEAWHAGMAPKVVLESTNQTVLQIVSLDDLRQYAQTMPEEE, from the coding sequence ATGACGCAAGCCACTCTACCCATAGCCAAAAACGTATTCGGCGAACCTCTGGTGCCCTGTTCCTTCAAGCCGCTGACCGGATTTTTCCGCGATGGTTGCTGCAAGACCAATGAAGAGGATGTCGGCACGCATATCATTTGCACCGTGATGACGGCAGCGTTCCTGGAATTCAGCAAGGAATGCGGGAATGATTTATCCACGCCGCGCCCGGAATGGAATTTCCCCGGTTTGAAGCCGGGCGATCAATGGTGCTTGTGCGCCGATCGCTGGGTGGAAGCATGGCACGCCGGCATGGCGCCCAAGGTGGTGCTGGAAAGTACCAATCAGACGGTTCTGCAAATCGTCAGCCTGGACGATTTGCGCCAGTATGCGCAGACCATGCCGGAAGAAGAATAA
- a CDS encoding conserved hypothetical protein; putative exported protein (Evidence 4 : Homologs of previously reported genes of unknown function), with product MDLTTPALLFPAISLLLLAYTNRFLVTAQLIRQLHVKYQNGAREEVIRQISNLRQRVLLIRRMQAMGVMSFLLCALSMLLVFIELIVIAKVIFGLSIFMLVLSLLVSLHEITISTKAIEIEMEDMEQSLRQHD from the coding sequence ATGGATCTGACGACTCCCGCCCTGCTCTTTCCCGCCATCTCGCTCCTGCTGCTGGCATATACCAACCGCTTTCTGGTAACGGCGCAACTGATACGCCAGTTGCACGTCAAGTATCAGAATGGCGCGCGGGAAGAAGTGATACGACAAATTTCCAATCTGCGCCAACGCGTACTATTGATAAGACGCATGCAGGCGATGGGCGTAATGTCTTTTCTGTTGTGCGCACTGTCCATGCTGCTGGTTTTTATCGAACTGATTGTGATTGCGAAAGTCATCTTCGGCCTCAGCATCTTCATGCTGGTGTTGTCGCTGCTGGTGTCGCTGCATGAAATCACCATCAGCACCAAGGCAATCGAAATCGAGATGGAAGACATGGAACAAAGTCTGCGCCAGCACGATTGA
- a CDS encoding putative amino-acid efflux protein (Evidence 3 : Function proposed based on presence of conserved amino acid motif, structural feature or limited homology; Product type pt : putative transporter) encodes MTLTLWLTFLVAAVVIAVSPGSGAVLSMSHGLSYGVKKTTGTIIGLQAGLILLLLIAGAGVGSLLLASEVAFNIVKTVGALYLIYLGWNQWRAKVTIPPDVRAPVATPTHVPSWRKRFLLGFFTNATNPKGVIFMVAVLPQFIVQSAPLLPQLLILALTMCTIDVIVMHAYALAASAMQRFFHDAHAVKKQNRFFGGLLMAIGAGLFFVKRNPAA; translated from the coding sequence ATGACTCTCACCCTCTGGCTCACCTTCCTTGTCGCGGCTGTTGTTATCGCTGTTTCTCCCGGCTCCGGTGCAGTGCTGTCCATGTCGCACGGCTTGTCGTATGGCGTGAAGAAAACCACCGGCACGATTATCGGCCTGCAAGCCGGATTGATCCTGCTGTTGCTGATCGCCGGCGCCGGCGTCGGCTCGCTATTACTGGCATCCGAAGTCGCGTTCAACATCGTCAAGACGGTCGGCGCCTTGTATCTGATTTATCTCGGCTGGAATCAGTGGCGCGCAAAAGTAACCATCCCGCCGGATGTGAGGGCACCGGTAGCGACACCCACGCATGTGCCAAGCTGGCGCAAGCGCTTCCTGCTCGGATTCTTTACCAACGCGACCAATCCCAAAGGCGTGATTTTCATGGTGGCGGTCTTGCCGCAGTTTATTGTGCAGAGTGCGCCGCTGTTGCCGCAACTGCTGATACTAGCGCTAACGATGTGCACCATCGATGTGATCGTGATGCACGCTTATGCGCTGGCAGCCTCTGCAATGCAGCGCTTCTTCCACGACGCACACGCCGTAAAAAAACAGAATCGCTTCTTTGGCGGCTTGCTGATGGCGATCGGCGCCGGCCTGTTTTTTGTCAAACGCAACCCTGCGGCGTAA
- a CDS encoding Hypothetical protein (Evidence 5 : No homology to any previously reported sequences; PubMedId : 15849754) codes for MPSEYPYFDYTAGLEGDARYGWADMNFYSVARKWYVNAEIKIRLADIVGYPHESKEPRVFDQPYPFKELFTMQEGQIYGPIVCKKLADDFN; via the coding sequence TTGCCAAGTGAATATCCTTACTTCGATTACACCGCTGGATTGGAAGGAGATGCACGCTATGGTTGGGCCGATATGAATTTCTACAGCGTCGCTCGAAAATGGTATGTGAATGCTGAGATAAAAATCCGGCTTGCAGATATTGTTGGCTATCCGCATGAAAGTAAGGAGCCCCGTGTATTTGATCAGCCATATCCTTTTAAGGAGCTGTTCACAATGCAGGAAGGACAAATTTATGGGCCAATAGTCTGTAAAAAATTAGCGGACGACTTTAATTAA